GACTCTCTTAGACGGCGGGAAAACCCTAGAGGCCGGGATACCACGTTCGGAGGTGCCAATACTAACATCGTACCCATTCTCGTAAGGACTCTCAGTGAAAACATTGGAGAGGGAACTGGCCCTTCTTACAGTGTATCCCCAATAGTAGCCGCCCTCAGTTCTTGGTGCAGCAGGATGCACAGGTTCAGGGTATTGGGTCTCATCCTCGGAGAACTTGAGTGTTATCCGTGTCTTTGGAGGAATCTTagcctcaacctcgacagGCTCCCCCAGGCCAACTTCAACGAGCGAACCGGAACCTGTGCTAGTTTCACCAGGAATAACTATTCCTTCTCGATAAGAGATCCAGTCCTTGGGGTTTGGGTGGTGGGGCATGTCGAGAGTAGGCAACATGGCAGTGAGTCGCAGGTTAGGGTGGAGAGGGAAGAGGGCTTTGCGCATAAATGGCGGCGCCTCTAGGTAGGTTAGAATGTGCGTGAGGAAATGGCATGGGTCGGTGTCGCCTGTGTAACTGTTGGTATCTGTGTGACGAGGTCGGGCCGAGAGAGGAGAATCGTCAAAAACAACCACTTCATCGACAGAGAAAGCAGCAAGGGCACGAGCAATCCGCGCGGGTTGGTTCATTCGCTGGTCAGCAGAAGCAAGGCTGTGATTGTTAGTTAGTACGGGAATAGCTACTACCAGCAAGCTACATACTCTGAGAGAATACTGCTGGGAACAGCAACGGAGACGGTCCATGGTCGACCACCTTCAATTGGGTCAAATATCGTGGAAGGTCTGGCGGAACCTCCCTCCCGACCATTATGTTCGGTTTTGCGTTTCTGTTAAAAGTTAATACATTGGTGTGAATTTAGGGGTTGATTGATAACTGACTTTAGAGTTACGCTCTGAGTAAGACATCTTGCTGTTAAGGATTGATAAGATCCGAATAGTATAGATCACCTCAGGTAAAGTTGCGACAGCCAGTTCTAAACAAAAAGTTGTGATAGTGGGGCCAAATGTCCGGCAGAATCTTCCCGCCTTTGTCACCGCCTACCTAACACGGAGCTTTCGAGGGTCGCCCGCGCTTCGTCAGCATCATAGCGAACAGAATGCGACAAATGTGGCCTTTCACGACAAGCAAACAGACTCAACAATAACGAAATCGCAACCATGAGCGGCCCCATTAACATTGCTTCTGAGTCCGAATGGAGCAGTCTCCTCTCGGGTACAAATGTGGTGATCGCAGATTGTACGTTCGAACATTCCGCGAACACCCATATGATCACTAACACTACTTCTACTAAGTCTACGCCGACTGGTGTGGTCCCTGCAAGATGATCGCGCCTACATTCGAAGCTCTCGCCAAAGAACACTCACGCCCGAAGAAGGTTGCCTTTGCAAAGGTCAACGTCGATAACCAGTCCGGCATCGCTCGAGCCCAAGGTGTTTCCGCCATGCCGAccttcaagatcttccacAATGGCACCTGCATCGAGACCATCAAGGGCGCCAACCCTCCCGCTCTTACGGCAGCTATCAATAATGCGGTCAAGCTTGGCGGACCAGCTACTGGCAATGTTTTCAAGACTCCCGGGCGAACGCTCGGTGGCGAGTCACGATCTGCCTCGCTGTCCAAGCAGTGGAACTTGAAAGGCTTTTTCGATGCTCTAATAGCGTTCTTTGGACTATactttgtttctttgttcaCGGTAAGTGACTGACTGTCGGTCTATCAGTGTGGAATACTGGGGTTTGCTAATTAGATGGTAGTTTGACCCGTATAAGTCAGCGGAAGAGAGCCCTTTCAACCTTCATCGTAAACCGGCACCAAGAAACGCTGGTGGTTCGCAGAGCGCCGGTGGTGCCAGAGCTCCTCCACGTTCGTCCTTCAAGACGTTGGCagatcttggtggtgatTAAGAGAAACTTCGGGCATGGCGTTAACCGGTATAGGGCCTACATGGGCATGGTTATTCAATCTTTTCAGGCGAACTTACTATACAGTTCTAGAATCATTCGACTCGTTCATATGATCTTGACTCTCCATTTTTCATTGCAGGGTGACCATTTAGCTGAAGCGTGAAGACAATTGCCACAAAGTCACGTGATTGCGCGTCAAGACAAAAAACTCCCAATGAAGCTCTTTAAAACTTCAACTCCATACCCTCAAATTTGTATAGTACGGAAAATGTTGTCGGCCAGAAGGATCCGAAATGCTTGTCCGAGGTGTAGTGCTTCTTCTTTAACGGTATCTTCACGGTTTTATTCTACTTCCACTCCTTTACTTCGCCCACAGCATATTTCTTCCTCCCGTTACTTGCAGCCCAATAGGAACGCAGCAATTACACAGGCATTTTCGACGTCAAGATGTTTGCGACAAGACACACAAACAACGGGACAAGCGTCGCCGGAGGAAATTGAGCAAGTTGTTCGAGACGCGAAACAGAGATTTCGAGATACTTTACCAAAAGGATACCTTAACGATGAAGAATATGCGGTATACGAACGATTATACGGTGCGCCGCTACGTGAGACGAGACCTGAAGATGTCGGTATTCCAGAGCATGCGGACATGGGACCACAACCCCCACGGCCAGATAATGAAGGTATTCTATTGAGGCAGCTTGAGGGTGGCGAATTTGAAGAGGTCACTTACGAAATTCCTATGAATGAGAGTGTTGAGGACATAAACGAGCCAATTCCGGAAACCGACTTGGAGGACCGCGCAATCGACCAAATGGTGCCAGGCTACGTCGATTTAGTTGCCAGAAGCCAACGAGAATACGATGCACTACAGAAGCTTTCAGAGGACTTCAAGGTCGCACAGCAGAAGCAacaagaggctgaagatgaagcggCGGCTCAGGAAGAAATAGGGATGGAACGGCTGGAGGAAGATACAGAAGCGACTTGGCCTGAGGAGTATGAGCATAGTGAGCGGGTCGCTGGCGAGGAGGCGCGATTTCACCCCTTGACTCTAGAGGGTCGCTTCTGGGGAAGTCCCATTGAGATTCTCTTGCCACAGGACGAAATGGTCATGCCGATTCGTGATCTTCTACAGCGAACTCATATCGATCACGTCAAGAGTGCCGCCGAAACTGCGTTTGGCGGTCCAGGTCTTCCTCTGTCTCCTGCGACACCTGAAGCCAAGAGGAATGGAAATATGTTTGGTGTTGGCCTTCCAGCAGATCAGCGACATATGACTGAGATTGAAGGAGATGCTTTCCTTGCAGGCTTCATGCCGCCAGCCTATGCCTCAGTGATGGCTACCCTCAAAGAAGTTCGCAAGCGAGTTGGCAGCAAGTGGCTTCAGTCCAAACTCAAAGATGGCAGTGGCATGAGCGTTCTTGATGCAGGATCTGGTGGCGCAGGCTTGATTGCCTGGGACGAGATCGTACGAGCAGAATGGGATTTACTCAAGGAAAAGGGCGAAGTCAAGGGGGACAATCCCCCAGGCAAGCGTACAGTCATTATTGGCTCTGATCGTTTACGACACCGCACCAAGACCTTCCTAGAGAACACCACTTTCCTTCCTCGACTTCCCGACTATGAGCACTCAGGAGAGATGAAGGGCGAGCATCTAGATGCGGGTAGCAAGCCTCAACCTCGCAAGAGCTACGATGTTATTATCGCCTCTCATCTCTTTCTGAAGGAAGAGCAGGACCACTATCGACAAGCAGTCCTTAACAAACTCTGGACCTTACTAAACAAAGACGGCGGTGTTCTGATTGTCCTAGAGAAGGCCCATCCTCGAGGATTTGAGGCTGTTGCTCATGTTCGAGACACCGTCCTCCGGCAGTTCCTTTTGCCTCAATCTGGAGAACCAGAGCTTGATAGCGAGGACTTCAACCCTGCATATCAACGCGAAAAGGAGCTCGGATATGTTGTTGCCCCCTGTACTAACCAGGGGCTGTGCCCGATGTACCAGACTCCTGGTAAGAGCAAAGGCCGCAAGGATTTCTGCCATTTTAGTCAGAGATTTGTACGTCCTGCGTTCTATTCTCGAATGCTTGGAAACAGCACGAGGAACCAGGGTGAGGTGGAGTTCAGCTATGTGGCCTTTAGACGTGGCGTTGCCAAGGAGTGGTCTATAAGTGGTAAAGAGGCAGCAAACCGGGCCTTCGAAGGATACGAACACTCTGACGAAAAGCCCGACATGCAGAGCCTGCCGCGATCTATCATGCCtccgttgaagaagaagggccaTGTTACCCTTGACTTCTGCACACCGGAAGGCAAGCTTGAGAGATGGACCGTTACCAAGAGCCAAAGCAAACTCGCATACCACGATGCTCGCAAGTCACGATGGGGCGACCTTTGGGCTCTTGGAGCCAAGACGCGAGTTCCACGCAACGCTCGTGCTGGCAAGGGGCCCGACGACGGTGGTAAACGAGCCGGACAAGGCAAGAAGCCCAGAAAGGTCGAGATTGTCATGGGGCCTGGCGGTATCAGTGCCAGCGAGAAGAACGCCCCTCGTGAGCGTCGTGGAAAGAAcaagatggacaagaagAGCCGCCTTATCAAGGAGATTCTCGAggcggaggaagaggaagagagaataATCGCCAAGCaaatggatgaagaagtagAGGCTGAACTGCAAGACGACTCTGACAGAAGAGGTCGATCATAGGTGGATGTATTATATGTAAAATAGATGTACCAACACTGGTTCGAGGCCAggaagtcatgatgagggcattgggcatgatgatagatctcaacaccaaaacaatGTAACGCTTTTATGCAATACACTCCTTGAAGCCTTCGAACCATGCTTAGTTGTCGTGAAGCACTCTCCCGCAGCATAATGAGCCTCATTCAAGTCATTCAGCGTACGCGGCGACTTCTTGAACGTCATTCCGAGGATTGAACCTCAACAATAAGAGCCACGCCCGGTTAGCTCAATCGGTAGAGCGTGAGACTCTTACGAGTACGcgatctcaaggttgcggGTTCGACCCCCGCATCGGGCTGTTCCTATAAATTCGATTGCGAGCGTTTGCGAGGCtttcttttttgttttttttgTGTTCTGTGATAGTTTGTGCTGCGGTGTCATGGTGATGTTTTTGGCGTGAGCCTTTACGATGATGCGTCAAACAAGAGactattttatctttttGTCTGCTCCTGACGAATGACGATTTAGGATCCAATTGGCCTTGCTattccttcatcatgacatggATTGAATCACTAATACGTAGGCGAAGTCCATATCATGGCCATTTGGTTATCACGTGTTTTGATATCAGATGGTTTTCTCGAAATTTGCATCTCCGCCCAAGAACCAAAACCACGGAATTTCATGCTATGCATCAGATCATCTTATCGCTTCCCACACTCAAAAATAACGTGCTTTATCGCAATTCTGACATCTCCGGTTGCGGCCCGCGGAAGTCGGCGATTGCGTTATCAAGGGTGTCTTTGGTGCCCGCCGACAGCCCGATTAGAGAGATGGCGTGAGTTTGAGCCAATGACACGAGCCTGATTTGGAGTCTTtggagggggaggggcaaTGGGGtaacttttttttcttctatCGGCTCATGAGGGAGGAGCAGGGGTTCAGGGTCTAGTCTCGTTCAGTTCATGAGAGAGCTCTTTTATAAGCCGACCGAGTCTCGCAGTCGCGACATTTTGGTGCGTTTTTGCTGAGGTgaaatatttcttttctttattttctgTATAAGCAGATCAATCAAATTATTCGAAATGGCGTCAATAATACCTTCATCGCTTCTCGCAGCTCTCAACTGCAGAGGCAATACTCATCTCGTTATCGGCACGAACCCGCTCGCTGCGACTCGATGTACCCAGTCTCTAAGCTCTGGCGCAAAACCAATCCTTATTGCCCCCGAAGGCTCTGAGCTTCACTATGCTctgcagaagaagatcgacGATGGCAGTGTCCAATGGCACAAGAAGCAGTTCGAAGACGCCGATTTGCTAAGACTTGGGCGCGAGGAAGTGGATGGTGTAGTCGATGCTGTCTTTGTCACATCAGGACCACGAGACCCTCAAAGTAGGTCTTGTAACAAAGGACAAAGTCAATATACTAAAAATTATCAGGTCTTCATATTTCTGCCCTCTGCAAACGAAATCGCATTCCCGTAAACGTCGTTGACGCTCCTCAACTCTGCACAttctctctcctctcgaCACATACCGACGGCCCGCTCCAGATCGGCGTCACTACAAATGGCCGTGGCTGTAAGCTAGCCTCGAGAATTCGTCGTGATATTGCCGCTTCCCTCCCCGTCAACTTGGGTGCTGCCTGCACACGCCTCGGAGACGTCCGCCGCCGcatccatgatgaagactcCCTAGGCGCTCAAGACGACCCCGCCTCTCTCGATGACTCGTACGACCAAAACGCTCAATTCAACCGTTTAATTACTGAGGAGGATGCGAAGAACCGAAGGGTGCGCTGGTTGAGTCAGGTCTGCGAATACTGGCCCCTGAAGCGCCTCGCTGCTATTACCGACAATGATGTTGAGGCGGTTCTCAAGTCATACCCCGGTAATGGCCCTGATATCAAGCGTGATCCTGGTACGCCAGAGAAGCGTGTTGGTACCATTATCTTGGCTGGTAGCGGACCTGGTCACCCTGATCTCCTCACCCAGGCTACTCATAAGGCTATCAAGACCGCTGATCTTATTCTTGCTGATAAGCTGGTGCCTTCTGGCGTCCTTGACCTTATCCCCCGCCGCACTCCTGTTCAGATCGCTCGCAAGTTCCCCGGTAACGCAGATCGcgctcaagaagaacttcttgaGATGGCTCTCGCCGGAGTTCAAGAGGGCAAGACAGTCTTGCGCCTCAAGCAGGGTGATCCATATGTATATGGACGTGGTGGTGAGGAGGTGGCCTACTTCCGTCAACACGGCTTTGGAGACAGAGTATCGGTTCTCCCAGGTGTTACGAGTGCTTTAAGTGCTCCTCTTTTCGCAACCATCCCTCCTACGCAACGTGATGTTGCTGACCAGATCCTGATATGCACTGGCACgggcaagaagggcaaggctcCTTCACCACCAGAGTTCGTGCCCAGCCGTACTGTGGTCTTCCTCATGGCCCTTCACCGAATCAACGGCCTCATCCGTGAGCTGACCACTCACATCGAGCTTGAGCCTCTTGCTCCGGCTAATGAAGAGGCTGCTTCATCGCAGccccctcctccaccagAACCTACTCAAGTCTCGCCTGTAACAGGCGAGAGCAAGCGAGTACTCTGGCCCCGCAACACTCCGTGTGCTGTCATTGAGCGTGCCAGTTGTCCCGATCAGCGGGTTATTAGAACCACACTTGAGCATGTTGCTGAGGCCATTGAGACAGAGGGCAGCCGGCCTCCAGGTCTCTTGGTTGTTGGACGATCTTGCGAGACTCTTTTCACCCCTGAAAAGGGTCGAGCTTGGGTCGTTGAGGAAGGATTTAGAGGAATGGAGATAGAAGATTTCACTGTCGGCCTTGATGCCTTGCAAGCATGATTCATGATATCCTATATGATTTGGTTTGGAGTTTACGCGGGCATGATAAAGGTTGCATAGCTGGAGTTGGGTACATCTGGATATTACTTCTACATAGACTCATATCAACAACGATCATTACTATCCAATATTTATTCACTCTGCACGCGAGCGCTTCGTGTTTAGCGGTGCATCGCCGTCCTCCTCTGACGGTCTCTTGCTTGCCAAAGTTTTCCGCAAGTCTTCCTGTCCAGGCTTTTCCAATAGGACCAGCTCTTAATACTTCTCATCATCCGAAAAACCTTTTAAGTAGTCACCTCTCAACCCACGGAGCTGGCTCCCCACTTCTCGAAAGGCTTTTTTTGCCAGTCGCGCAATTCCTTGTCGAAATTTGTCCCCAGCTTTGTAATCGTCAGCTGGACCTTTAAACCAGCCTCCATTCTTTTAGGTGAGTAGATCGGATCTCTTAAACGATACTCAAGGTAGTGCAGGTGTGCGCGATCGATTGACAATTCCCATTATTGCTGTTCAGGATCCTCAAGGAAAGCATCAAGCCATTGACAGTCTTTGCACTCCTCTGTTGTAGTCCTACAGGGAGGCTTCTTGTGAGCCCATCCTACCAGTTCGTCTGGCCGGGAATTGATCGGACGATGGGGTACCTCTCGCAGCGCGGTTTCCAGGAAACACTGCACTGCTGGAATTGTAGGCGCCTCATTTGCCTCCAGAATCTTGATAAGAGGCTCAAGAAATTTGTCATATATGCCATAGTTTTCGAATGGGAGCCAAAGCTCCTTGTTCTCGTTGAAAGTTTTGCAGTTCCGCTCCAATATCCGCAAAGCTTCTTGTCCCGCACAATTTGATATAGCCTTCTTTCAGCTGCTCGACGAGTTCACTGCCTTGAGACCACCGGCCCGTGGTCAGACCAGATTTGAGCTCTTCTACTGGGAAATCCAATTGTCCATCATGTTCGAGGGTGAATTTGTAGAGCTCAGAGAATGTCTTGAATGAACCAGTCCTCTCAGATGACATGTGCTGTAGAAGAAACAACAAAAGGGAGCTTTCAGCTCTCGGTACGATTTTCTGAAGAAAGCTAGCAGTGTTAGTAATTTGCTCCTCTTGAGTCACGCAACATCTCTGACCAACTTACGTTTGAAGTATccattcttcatctccacTGCGCTTTTTTAGAGTTGAGGAGGAAAAATCGGTGGTCATGCTTCCATGAAGCCTGAGATCGTATCTTTCTTCGCAAATGGGATCTGCCCAGACCTGGAAACTCTCAAATAGAGGGGGGGTGCTTTGCCAATGACTTGAAAGCAGCACAAAAGGAATCGAAGTCTTTAGCTGAAACAGTGTCGTTGATGAGTTCTTGGAACCTATTGTGCTTATGTCAATATTGTAAATTTCATGGCAAAGCCATAATGAGTTCGACCTACCAATAATTCCAATCGATCGCTTGTTCTTTGTCATCGAAGTGCTTTCTCAGATGATTTACCAGCCCTCAGCTAATGTCCTCTCCGTGCGATCGGAAATTCTTTCTGAAACATTCCAGAAAAATCTTCGTGTTCTCAAGCTCCAAAGCACACTTCGAGATAAGGCCTAGAACTCAACCCTTTGACCATAGTTGCATGCGGAGACACGAAGCGTTCTCCATGAAAGCTGTAGTAATTTGTCTTGAGTATGGATCATCTCGGTATTTCAAAAGATCTTGATACACCATTTCTGTCAAAATAATCCTCTTTTATGGTGCAAGACGGTCTGTAAGAGACCCTGTTCGAGTATAACTGGTGAAGGTACTCCTTCGACATAAGATAGGCTACCGTCTTGTGATAATGAAACACGCGCGGCTCTTCGGCCTTACCAAACAACCCCCCTTCATCCTCTATATCAGGGGCTTCCCTCCCAATATCGTAGTCCAAGAAAtcttcaaggttgagaaCGAGTTCTGAAGAAAGTTGATCACCGTTCAGATTTTACAGAGTCCTGAGGGTAGTTTGATCTTGGTACTCATCACAGTCATCTATGTCAACTTGGAAATGCGTTGTTTGTCCAAACATGAATTAGAAGCAAGCTTCTGAACAGATCTCGTCCAAATAGCGCCCAATGGATCGATCGCGGCCTTTAAGATTTCTCAAGCACAAGCTTGACTCTGTGTAAAGGTGGTCTAGGGGGTACAGAAGTTTACCGACTTTGGGGAGGTCAGTCCGAAACCTAGCCAGCATGGATTTGAGATCCTTGGTTTGATGGAAGAAGGTGGAGGCCGATAGCTCATCTTCCCCCGTTGCAAAGAGTTTGTAGGTGAGGACGAGTCGATATCCAGATGTCAGTCGCTCGACTTCATGTGTCACATCTGAATACCAGGACATGGCTGTGAGGTCAAACTCGGGAGTTTTGGGCTGTTGAAAGACGTCGTTTTTGAGATCCAAAGGACAAGCAAACGTTACAGCCCTCATATTGCGAGGGAAGACAGACGACAAGAGTTCCGATCATGCCTTGTTCCTTTTCTGAATCTTTATGGGGTTGGAAGAACGATCCAGGTTCGTAGAGGAGTAGCTTGTGAGGATCGGCTCGTAGTTCGAACAAACCGAGTCCTCTGGCCGTATAGCGCAGTATCCTTGAGCTAAAGTCCTCGAACCAGTTTTTGTTCACGAGATTGAAATCCGAGGCATCGAGCTCCCATGTATTGCGTACTGAAGTGTCGACGACCGTCCTATTACGATGGTCAAAGGGCGCCTGTTGGCAAACGCTCTTTATTGCCTGCGCATCATCCTCTTTTAGTGTTAGGCGGATAGGACGATCCCCTTCAATTACAGCCTGGATTCGCATATTCAGCGTAAATATCGAAGGTACTAAATGTCACCGGTGGATCGGA
This genomic stretch from Fusarium oxysporum f. sp. lycopersici 4287 chromosome 2, whole genome shotgun sequence harbors:
- a CDS encoding uroporphyrin-III C-methyltransferase/precorrin-2 dehydrogenase/sirohydrochlorin ferrochelatase is translated as MASIIPSSLLAALNCRGNTHLVIGTNPLAATRCTQSLSSGAKPILIAPEGSELHYALQKKIDDGSVQWHKKQFEDADLLRLGREEVDGVVDAVFVTSGPRDPQSLHISALCKRNRIPVNVVDAPQLCTFSLLSTHTDGPLQIGVTTNGRGCKLASRIRRDIAASLPVNLGAACTRLGDVRRRIHDEDSLGAQDDPASLDDSYDQNAQFNRLITEEDAKNRRVRWLSQVCEYWPLKRLAAITDNDVEAVLKSYPGNGPDIKRDPGTPEKRVGTIILAGSGPGHPDLLTQATHKAIKTADLILADKLVPSGVLDLIPRRTPVQIARKFPGNADRAQEELLEMALAGVQEGKTVLRLKQGDPYVYGRGGEEVAYFRQHGFGDRVSVLPGVTSALSAPLFATIPPTQRDVADQILICTGTGKKGKAPSPPEFVPSRTVVFLMALHRINGLIRELTTHIELEPLAPANEEAASSQPPPPPEPTQVSPVTGESKRVLWPRNTPCAVIERASCPDQRVIRTTLEHVAEAIETEGSRPPGLLVVGRSCETLFTPEKGRAWVVEEGFRGMEIEDFTVGLDALQA